In the genome of Mycobacterium kansasii ATCC 12478, one region contains:
- the ripC gene encoding peptidoglycan hydrolase RipC, whose translation MRLDCRHSIARVIKRSAVGSLVSFTVLSGILAANAVADPADDALAKLNELSRQAEQTTEAMHSAELDLNAKLAAQQAAEKKLADDQAALAAAKARLATFQIAVNKVAAATYMGGRTNGLDAILTAESPQLLIDGLSVQRVMARQMSTQMAGFRAAGEQAAKAERASAKSAADAKSAAEQAAAVRANLQHKQSQLQVQIAVVKSQYQALTPEQRTALADPGPIPARVPDAPGPAPEGLPPGAPPEGAPTPGEAPAPGGVSDIPFLAPGGGGGGDRATVVQAALTQIGTPYAWGGAGPGGFDCSGLVMWAFQQAGIALPHSSQALAHGGQPVALSDLQPGDVLTFYSDASHAGIYIGDGLMVHSSTFGQPVRVVPMTSSGPIYDARRY comes from the coding sequence TTGAGGCTCGACTGTAGGCATTCGATCGCGCGCGTCATCAAGCGGTCCGCAGTCGGCTCGTTGGTGAGCTTCACCGTGTTGTCCGGCATCCTGGCCGCGAATGCGGTGGCCGACCCCGCCGACGACGCGCTGGCGAAACTCAACGAGCTATCGCGGCAGGCCGAACAGACCACCGAGGCGATGCACAGCGCAGAACTCGACCTGAACGCGAAGCTTGCGGCGCAGCAGGCCGCGGAAAAGAAGCTCGCCGACGACCAGGCCGCGCTGGCCGCCGCGAAAGCGCGCCTGGCCACCTTCCAGATCGCCGTCAACAAGGTCGCGGCCGCCACCTACATGGGTGGCCGCACCAACGGCTTGGATGCGATCTTGACGGCGGAATCGCCGCAGCTGCTGATCGACGGTCTCTCGGTGCAGCGGGTGATGGCACGTCAAATGTCCACCCAGATGGCCGGTTTCCGGGCCGCCGGAGAACAGGCTGCCAAGGCGGAGCGGGCTTCTGCCAAGTCGGCTGCCGATGCCAAGTCCGCCGCGGAGCAAGCCGCGGCAGTACGGGCCAACCTGCAGCACAAGCAGAGCCAGCTGCAGGTGCAGATCGCCGTCGTGAAGTCGCAATACCAGGCCCTGACTCCGGAGCAGCGCACCGCCCTCGCCGACCCGGGACCGATTCCGGCGCGGGTACCGGACGCTCCCGGGCCGGCGCCCGAAGGACTGCCACCGGGCGCTCCGCCCGAGGGTGCGCCTACTCCCGGGGAGGCGCCTGCTCCCGGGGGAGTGTCCGATATACCTTTCCTGGCTCCGGGCGGCGGCGGTGGCGGCGACCGGGCGACCGTGGTGCAGGCGGCCTTGACCCAGATCGGCACTCCGTACGCATGGGGTGGCGCCGGGCCCGGCGGTTTCGACTGCTCCGGACTGGTCATGTGGGCGTTCCAGCAAGCCGGGATCGCGCTGCCGCACTCCAGCCAGGCGCTGGCCCATGGTGGTCAGCCGGTGGCGCTGTCGGACCTGCAGCCCGGTGACGTGCTGACCTTTTATTCCGACGCCTCACATGCCGGCATCTACATCGGCGACGGTCTGATGGTCCACTCGTCCACCTTCGGCCAACCGGTGCGGGTAGTGCCGATGACCTCCTCGGGTCCGATCTACGACGCCCGTCGCTACTGA
- a CDS encoding SRPBCC family protein — MADKTRQTIYIDAAPGEVMKAIADIEAYPEWISEYKEVEVLEADDEGYPQRARMLMDATIFRDTLIMAYQWPADRQSLSWTLESSSLLKSLEGSYILEPNGSGTDVTYELAVDLAVPMIGMLKRKAERRLIDGALKDLKKRVEAE, encoded by the coding sequence GTGGCGGACAAGACGAGGCAGACGATCTACATCGACGCGGCTCCAGGCGAGGTGATGAAGGCGATCGCCGACATCGAGGCTTACCCGGAATGGATTTCGGAGTACAAGGAAGTAGAGGTCTTGGAGGCTGACGACGAGGGATACCCGCAACGGGCCCGGATGTTGATGGACGCAACCATCTTCCGGGACACCTTGATCATGGCCTACCAGTGGCCGGCGGACCGCCAGTCGCTGAGCTGGACTCTGGAATCCAGCTCCTTGCTGAAGTCTCTCGAAGGTTCATATATCTTGGAGCCCAACGGTTCTGGAACTGACGTGACCTATGAGCTCGCCGTCGACCTCGCCGTCCCGATGATCGGGATGCTCAAGCGCAAAGCCGAACGCAGGTTGATCGACGGCGCGTTGAAGGATCTGAAGAAAC
- the trpD gene encoding anthranilate phosphoribosyltransferase encodes MARSGEGSPCGRPPVAAAPVTSSVTSWPQVLGRLTGGSNLARGQAAWAMDQIMTGAARPAQIAAFAVAMTMKVPTAEEVAELAGVMLDHARPMPAHAVPDDAVDVVGTGGDGINTVNLSTMAAIVVAAAGVPVVKHGNRAASSLSGGADTLEALGVRIDLDADQVVRSLEEVGIGFCFAPQFHPSYRHASVVRREIGVPTVFNLLGPLTNPARPRAGLIGCAFADLAEVMAGVFATRRSSVLVVHGDDGLDELTTTTTSTIWRVQAGTVDKLTFDPAGFGFARAELDELLGGDAQANAAEARAVLGGAQGPIRDAVVLNAAGAIVAHAGLSGRAEWLPAWEDGLQRASAAIDSGAAEQLLARWVRFSQQL; translated from the coding sequence GTGGCTCGGTCAGGTGAAGGATCCCCCTGTGGTCGGCCCCCGGTGGCAGCGGCTCCGGTGACCTCTTCGGTGACCTCATGGCCACAGGTTCTGGGTCGCTTGACTGGCGGGAGCAACTTGGCGCGGGGCCAGGCGGCCTGGGCCATGGATCAGATCATGACCGGCGCGGCGCGGCCGGCGCAGATCGCCGCGTTCGCGGTGGCGATGACGATGAAGGTGCCCACCGCGGAGGAAGTCGCCGAATTGGCCGGCGTGATGCTCGACCACGCGCGCCCGATGCCGGCCCACGCCGTTCCGGATGACGCCGTCGATGTCGTCGGTACCGGTGGCGACGGGATCAATACGGTCAACCTGTCCACGATGGCGGCCATCGTGGTGGCCGCCGCCGGTGTGCCCGTGGTCAAACACGGCAACCGGGCGGCATCGTCGTTGTCGGGGGGAGCCGACACCTTGGAAGCGCTCGGGGTGCGCATCGACCTGGATGCCGATCAGGTGGTGCGCAGCCTCGAGGAAGTCGGGATTGGTTTTTGCTTCGCGCCGCAATTCCATCCGTCGTACCGGCACGCCTCGGTGGTGCGCCGCGAGATCGGCGTGCCCACGGTGTTCAATCTGCTTGGGCCGCTGACGAATCCGGCCCGGCCGCGGGCGGGGTTGATCGGCTGCGCGTTCGCTGACCTCGCCGAGGTGATGGCCGGGGTCTTTGCCACGCGCCGGTCCAGCGTGCTGGTGGTGCACGGCGACGACGGGCTCGACGAGCTGACCACGACGACCACCAGCACGATCTGGCGGGTGCAGGCGGGCACCGTCGACAAACTGACTTTCGATCCCGCGGGATTCGGCTTCGCACGTGCCGAGCTCGACGAGCTGCTGGGCGGTGACGCGCAGGCCAATGCGGCCGAAGCCCGCGCCGTCCTGGGCGGGGCACAGGGCCCGATCCGAGACGCGGTGGTGCTCAACGCCGCCGGCGCGATCGTCGCCCATGCCGGGCTATCCGGCCGGGCTGAATGGCTGCCCGCGTGGGAGGACGGCTTGCAGCGGGCCAGCGCGGCGATCGACAGCGGCGCGGCCGAACAGTTGCTCGCGCGATGGGTGCGGTTCAGCCAGCAGCTCTGA
- the pimB gene encoding GDP-mannose-dependent alpha-(1-6)-phosphatidylinositol monomannoside mannosyltransferase has product MSRVLLVTNDFPPRRGGIQSYLEEFVGRLVEAGSHSVTVYAPQWKGAQAYDDAACAAGYRVVRHPGTLMLPAPAVDSRMRRLIAEYGIDTVWFGAAAPLALLAPRARRAGATRIVASTHGHEVGWSMLPVARSVLRRIGDSADVVTFVSRYTQARFAPAFGPGAALEYLPPGVDSDRFRPDPAARAELRKRYRLDERPVVVCVSRLVPRKGQDMLIKALPAIRRRVDGAALMIVGGGPYLQALRKLAKDRQVADHVTFTGGVPGDELPAHHAVADVFAMPCRTRGAGLDVEGLGIVFLEASASGVPVIAGQSGGAPETVRHNKTGLVVDGTSVDEVADAVADLLTDRDRAAAMGAAGRQWVTANWRWDTLAIRLAGLLGG; this is encoded by the coding sequence GTGAGCCGGGTCCTGCTGGTAACCAACGACTTTCCGCCCAGACGCGGCGGCATTCAGTCCTACCTCGAAGAGTTCGTCGGTCGGCTGGTCGAAGCCGGATCGCACTCGGTGACGGTGTACGCACCGCAATGGAAGGGGGCACAGGCATACGACGACGCGGCTTGTGCAGCCGGCTATCGCGTGGTGCGTCATCCCGGCACGCTCATGCTGCCCGCCCCGGCCGTCGACAGCCGCATGCGCCGCCTGATCGCCGAGTACGGCATCGATACCGTCTGGTTCGGCGCCGCCGCCCCGCTGGCGCTGCTGGCACCGCGTGCGCGCCGGGCCGGCGCCACCCGGATAGTGGCCAGCACGCACGGCCATGAAGTGGGGTGGTCTATGCTCCCGGTCGCGCGGTCGGTGTTGCGCCGAATCGGGGACAGCGCCGATGTGGTGACCTTCGTCAGTCGCTACACCCAAGCCCGGTTCGCACCCGCCTTCGGACCCGGCGCGGCGCTGGAATACCTGCCGCCCGGAGTGGACAGCGACCGGTTCCGGCCGGACCCGGCCGCACGTGCCGAACTGCGTAAGCGGTACCGGCTGGACGAGCGGCCCGTGGTGGTGTGCGTGTCCCGGCTGGTGCCACGCAAAGGTCAGGACATGCTGATCAAGGCGTTACCGGCGATCCGCCGGCGCGTCGACGGGGCGGCGCTGATGATCGTCGGGGGCGGCCCTTACCTGCAGGCGCTGCGCAAGCTGGCGAAGGACCGCCAGGTGGCCGACCATGTGACGTTCACCGGAGGCGTGCCGGGCGACGAACTACCGGCGCATCATGCGGTAGCCGACGTGTTCGCGATGCCGTGCCGGACCCGCGGTGCCGGATTGGACGTGGAGGGCCTGGGGATCGTGTTTCTCGAGGCGTCGGCAAGCGGCGTGCCGGTAATCGCCGGCCAGTCGGGCGGAGCGCCGGAAACCGTGCGGCACAACAAGACTGGGTTGGTCGTCGACGGCACCTCGGTGGACGAGGTGGCCGATGCCGTCGCCGACTTGCTGACCGATCGCGACCGTGCCGCCGCCATGGGCGCTGCCGGCCGGCAATGGGTAACGGCCAACTGGCGCTGGGACACACTGGCGATCCGGCTGGCCGGCCTGCTCGGCGGCTAG
- a CDS encoding AMP-dependent synthetase/ligase: MRQYSVPAHFSVGERDNVAAMVFEHERDDPGYVIYQRLVDGAWTDVTCAEAAHQIRGAASGLIAIGVQAGDRVSIFSATRYEWAILDLAILAVGAVTVPIYETSSAEQVRWVLQDSGAVLAFAETDAHAAMVSELAGDLHALRRVLHIDGSGRKALDQLEEEGASVDPAELTARLEAMRAGDAATLIYTSGTTGRPKGCQLTHSNLLHEIRGTRECLPTLLRPGQRLLVFLPLAHVLARSLTLSAFASKVTVGFTSDIRNLLPLFAVFKPTVVVSVPRVFEKVYNTAEQNAVNDGKGAIFKRAAQTAVDWSRACDGGGPGLLLRAKHAVFDRLVYHKFRAALGGDCHAAVSGGAPLGARLGHFYRGVGLTIYEGYGLTETSAAITVNQVGALKIGTVGKLVPGNSLRIAGDQELLVRGGVVFSGYWRNEQATEEAFTDGWFRTGDLGAIDEDGFLSITGRKKELIVTAGGKNVAPAVLEDQLRAHPMISQAMVVGDAKPFIGALITIDPEAFVGWKQRNSKPADASVGDLAIDPDLVAEIDAAVKQANLAVSHAESIRKFRILGVDFTEDTGELTPTMKVKRKVVAEKFADEIEAIYTSG; this comes from the coding sequence GTGCGTCAGTACAGTGTCCCTGCCCACTTTTCCGTCGGCGAGCGCGACAACGTCGCGGCCATGGTATTCGAGCACGAGCGCGACGATCCCGGGTACGTCATCTACCAACGCCTTGTCGACGGCGCCTGGACCGACGTGACCTGCGCCGAGGCGGCGCATCAGATCCGTGGTGCGGCATCGGGTTTGATCGCGATCGGGGTACAGGCCGGTGATCGGGTGTCGATCTTTTCGGCCACCCGCTACGAGTGGGCGATCCTGGACCTGGCCATCCTGGCGGTGGGTGCGGTCACGGTGCCGATCTACGAGACGTCGTCGGCCGAGCAGGTCCGCTGGGTGCTGCAAGACTCGGGAGCCGTGCTGGCGTTCGCCGAAACCGACGCGCATGCCGCGATGGTCTCCGAGTTGGCCGGCGACCTGCACGCATTGCGCCGGGTGTTGCATATCGACGGTTCCGGCCGCAAGGCGCTCGACCAGCTCGAAGAGGAGGGCGCGTCGGTTGACCCGGCGGAACTGACCGCGCGCCTCGAGGCGATGCGGGCCGGCGACGCGGCCACCCTGATCTACACCTCGGGCACCACCGGACGGCCCAAAGGCTGTCAGCTCACCCATTCCAACCTGCTCCACGAGATCCGCGGCACCCGGGAATGCCTGCCCACGCTGTTGCGCCCGGGACAGCGGCTGCTGGTGTTCTTGCCGCTCGCCCACGTGCTGGCCCGGTCGCTGACGCTGTCGGCGTTCGCCAGCAAAGTGACCGTGGGGTTCACCAGCGATATCAGGAACCTGCTGCCGCTGTTCGCGGTGTTCAAACCCACGGTGGTGGTCTCGGTGCCCCGGGTTTTCGAGAAGGTGTACAACACCGCCGAGCAGAATGCCGTCAACGACGGCAAGGGAGCAATCTTCAAACGCGCCGCGCAGACCGCGGTCGATTGGAGCCGGGCCTGCGACGGCGGCGGCCCGGGTCTGCTGCTGCGCGCCAAACATGCCGTTTTCGACCGGCTGGTCTATCACAAATTCCGCGCGGCGCTCGGGGGTGACTGCCATGCGGCGGTCTCCGGCGGTGCGCCGCTGGGCGCGCGGCTGGGCCACTTCTACCGCGGCGTGGGCTTGACCATCTACGAGGGCTACGGTCTGACCGAGACCAGCGCGGCGATCACCGTCAACCAGGTGGGTGCCCTCAAGATCGGGACGGTGGGAAAGCTGGTGCCCGGCAACAGCTTACGCATCGCCGGCGACCAGGAGCTGTTGGTACGCGGCGGCGTGGTGTTCAGCGGCTATTGGCGCAACGAGCAGGCCACCGAGGAGGCCTTCACCGACGGCTGGTTCCGCACCGGTGATCTGGGCGCGATCGACGAGGACGGCTTCTTGAGCATCACGGGCCGCAAGAAGGAGCTCATCGTCACCGCCGGCGGTAAGAATGTCGCCCCCGCCGTGTTGGAGGACCAGCTGCGGGCACACCCGATGATCAGTCAGGCAATGGTGGTAGGAGATGCCAAGCCGTTCATCGGCGCGCTGATCACCATCGACCCGGAGGCGTTCGTCGGCTGGAAGCAGCGTAACAGCAAGCCCGCCGACGCGTCGGTGGGCGACTTGGCCATCGACCCCGACCTGGTGGCCGAAATCGATGCCGCCGTTAAACAGGCGAACCTGGCGGTGTCGCATGCCGAGTCGATCCGCAAGTTCCGCATTCTGGGTGTGGACTTCACCGAGGACACCGGCGAATTGACACCGACGATGAAGGTCAAACGCAAAGTGGTGGCCGAGAAGTTCGCCGACGAGATCGAGGCGATCTATACCAGCGGCTAG